TCAAACCCCCACCGTCTCACCGGTTGGTCTCATTGATAACCGGCCCCAAATCATGCGGAATACCCTCCTTGCAAATCGGGGCGACGGGACCTTTGCGGAAATTGCTGATTACGCAGGCCTGTTGGCCTCCGATTGGTCCTGGTCCCCCATCTTTTTGGACGTGGACCTCGACGGCTACGAAGACATTTTAATCGGGGCCGGCCACACCCGGGACGTGCAAGACCTCGATGCGCAAGCCCAGATTCGCGCCAATTCACGCGCTCGCGGCCAAATTGCCAATATCCCGGACCCTCAAGCTCGCCGCGAGGCCTTTATCCAGTTAAAGCTGCAAAACGCCCGGTTTTATCCCGCCTTGGACATGCCGATTGTGGCATTTCATAACCTGGGTCATTATCGGTTTCAGGAAAGCACCGACGCGTGGGGCACAGGCGACCTCGGGGTGCATCATGCCATGGCGCTGGCCGACCTGGATGGAGACGGCGCCCTGGATTTAATCGTTAATAACCTCGGCAGCGCAGCGGGCATTTACCGCAATGAAACCTCGGCCCCACGGGTCGCTGTGCGTCTTCGGGGCTTGCCGCCCAATACTCAGGCCATAGGCGCCCAAATCAGGTTCCTGGGTGGTACCGTCCAAATGCAAAGCCAGGAAGTCATTTGCGGCGGCCGTTACATGGCCGGCTCGGATACCTTGGCCGTTTTTGCTCCCGGCAATGTGACGCATGGAATGACTATCGAGGTCCGCTGGCGCGATGGCAAGCAGAGCGTCGTCCACGAGGTTAAAGCAAACCGGATTTACGAAATCGACGAGCGCTCCATCGATGCACGACAAGCACCAATCGCCCGCAAACCCGCCGAAACACCCATGTTTGAAGATGTCAGCGGGGTGCTCAACCACTCTCATCACGAGGACGATTTCAATGATTTCGAGCGCCAGCCCCTCTTGCCGCGAAAACTCAGCCAGCTAGGCCCCGGCGTCGCCTGGGCGGACCTTGACGGCGACGGATTCGACGACCTTGTCGTTGGAAGCGGCAAGGGCGGTCAAATGGCTGTTTTTCACAACAATCGCCACGGCGGTTTCGAGAGAATGACCGGACCTGCCTTCGAGAAGCAGTCCTCTCGCGACCAAACCGGCATCGTCGTCTGGCAAGAAACAGGCCGAGCGCCCACCGTTCTGGCCGGGTCAGCCAATTATGAGGAGGACCCACCTGGACCTAGTGGTGTGCAAGAGTTTGACACGCGGACCGGATTGATTTCCGAGGTCCTCACCAATCAGGATTCCAGCGCCGGACCGCTCGCCCTCGGAGAGCTGCGGGGAGACGGTCATCTCGAGTTATTCGTCGGCGGTCGAGTCATCCCTGCCCGCTATCCCGAGGCGGCTTCATCCCGCCTGTACCGGCGCCGCGGAGCTGATTGGGAAGCTGATGAGGAGAATACGCGCGCGGTGGAGAAGGTGGGCCTCGTCAGCGGCGCCGTGTGGAGTGATTTGGATGGAGACGGCTTTCCGGAGCTGGTTCTGGCCTGTGAGTGGGGGCCAATCCGTGTCTTTAAAAATAATGCGGGAAAGCTAATCGAAGAAACCCACGCGCTCGGGCTGGACAAGTACATCGGCTGGTGGAACGGCGTGACCACAGGCGATCTGCGTGGGAATGGCCGGATGGACATTGTTGCCAGCAACTGGGGGCTCAATTCACCATACCACCCTACCCCTGAACACCCCGTTTCATTGTATTATGGTGATTTGGCCGCCCGCGGCACGGTCGATCTCATCGAAGCCGAATACGACCCTGCGTTGAATGCGGATGCCCCCCGCCGCATGCGCAACCTGGTCGCTGCCGCTTTGCCCGATTTGCCTCTGCGGTTCCCCACTCAAAAAGCTTTCAGCCTGGCGACAATTCAGGACGTTTTGGGCCAAAGCCAATCCCTGGCCCGCAAACTCGAGGCCAATACCCTCGCATCCACCGTCTTTTTAAATCAAGGCCCCCGGTTTGAACCTGTCCCATTGCCTGCCGAGGCCCAGTACTCACCCGCCTTTAGCGCCGTGGTCGCCGATTTTGATGGCGACGGCCACGAAGACCTCTTCCTAAGCCAAAACTTCTTCCCAAATGAAGTCGAGGTCCCACGATACGATGCCGGTCGAGGTCTCCTCCTGCTGGGCGATGGAACCGGAACCCTCAGGCCCATTGCAGGCCAGGTTTCAGGAATCAAGGTCTATGGCGAACAACGCGGAGCCGCGGTGGCTGATTTCGACCAGGATGGCCGAGCCGATCTCGTGGTCACGCAGAACGGAGCCGTTACCCGGCTTTTTCACAATCGCGCGGCAAAACCCGGACTGCGCGTGCGGTTGGCCGGGCCGCCCGGAAATCCCACCGGCATCGGGGCGCAGGTCCGCCTGCTGTTTGGAGATGAACTGGGACCAATCCGCGAAATCCATGCCGGCAGTGGCTATTGGTCTCAGGACAGCCCGGTCATCGTTCTGGCTACGCCCAAAGTCCCCTCAAAAGTCTGGACCCGCTGGCCTGGAGGCCGTGTAACGGCTGTTCAAATCCCGCCTTCCGCGCATGAAATCACCGTTCCTTTGCCAGAAAGCCGTTGAGCTTGCGCTCTCAAACCTTTGTAGGAGATGACGTAAGGAGTCTATGATCAAGATTGTCAGGGCGCCTTTGGTTCAGCCGGAAGTTGCTGATCAGAGACTCCTTACGTCGTCTCCTACACTCGGGATTGGCGGCTCGTTTGCTTCGATTTTGTCATTAGCCCCGAGCAATCAGTCCCGGGTTGACCAAACCACTCGACAAAGTTTCCGACAAAGGGAGGCAAAAGGCGCCTGCTAAAAGTCCAAAATCCAGTGCGGTAGTCCTCTACCGCTTTTGGGATGTCCTCCCGTTCTGACCTCGCCCTCCCAATTCCTGCCACTGGGCGTGAGAAGGAAACTCAAGCCCAACGAAGCGCCTAAAAAGGGATAAATCAGCCCATTTTTGGGATGAACGGCCCTCAAAAAAGGCTGAATGTAACTTTTTGCATTTTTTTCTTGCATCTTTTCCGCCTCTGTGTTCTTTTATTAACAATTCCATGTCACTGGTTGCAACAGTCCGTTGCGTTCCGACCTCCCGGCCGGACCAGCGATCAATTCGTCGGTGCCACAAATCCACAAAGATTGACCGGCGCAAAGCCGTGCAGTTCAGTCCGAGCATCCTATGAAAACCCAGTATATCGTTAGTCTATTGGCGGCGGTTTCGTTTCTTGCGGTGCATGAGGTCAATGCGGGGACCTCAATTGCGGTTCAGTTC
This genomic interval from Verrucomicrobiia bacterium contains the following:
- a CDS encoding VCBS repeat-containing protein, yielding MQRVLLTLCLVLAGTSGTLNGAAQLSWHQDSGFRWAELPVHPTGKTGFKLLSPDETGITFTNTLDTLEGEANRVLFNGSGVAVGDFDNDGLPDIFFCSLNGHNALYKNLGGMKFKDVTAGSGIVCSNQFCRGAVFADINGDGFLDLLVATTGSGVLCFLNDGHGKFSDITSSAGTATRFGSITMALADVDGNGALDLYVANNRTDDIRDHGQVDLQMVNGKLAIPPALQNRLVLINGKLFEYGEPDILYLNDGHGHFSPVSWTGGSFLDAAGNPLTGPPLDWGLTATFRDINGDGFPDLYVCNDYWTPDRIWLNDGQGHFRAADNLAIRHTSASSMGVDFADLTRSGHLDLFVVDMLSRDLRLRKRQMFAQTPTVSPVGLIDNRPQIMRNTLLANRGDGTFAEIADYAGLLASDWSWSPIFLDVDLDGYEDILIGAGHTRDVQDLDAQAQIRANSRARGQIANIPDPQARREAFIQLKLQNARFYPALDMPIVAFHNLGHYRFQESTDAWGTGDLGVHHAMALADLDGDGALDLIVNNLGSAAGIYRNETSAPRVAVRLRGLPPNTQAIGAQIRFLGGTVQMQSQEVICGGRYMAGSDTLAVFAPGNVTHGMTIEVRWRDGKQSVVHEVKANRIYEIDERSIDARQAPIARKPAETPMFEDVSGVLNHSHHEDDFNDFERQPLLPRKLSQLGPGVAWADLDGDGFDDLVVGSGKGGQMAVFHNNRHGGFERMTGPAFEKQSSRDQTGIVVWQETGRAPTVLAGSANYEEDPPGPSGVQEFDTRTGLISEVLTNQDSSAGPLALGELRGDGHLELFVGGRVIPARYPEAASSRLYRRRGADWEADEENTRAVEKVGLVSGAVWSDLDGDGFPELVLACEWGPIRVFKNNAGKLIEETHALGLDKYIGWWNGVTTGDLRGNGRMDIVASNWGLNSPYHPTPEHPVSLYYGDLAARGTVDLIEAEYDPALNADAPRRMRNLVAAALPDLPLRFPTQKAFSLATIQDVLGQSQSLARKLEANTLASTVFLNQGPRFEPVPLPAEAQYSPAFSAVVADFDGDGHEDLFLSQNFFPNEVEVPRYDAGRGLLLLGDGTGTLRPIAGQVSGIKVYGEQRGAAVADFDQDGRADLVVTQNGAVTRLFHNRAAKPGLRVRLAGPPGNPTGIGAQVRLLFGDELGPIREIHAGSGYWSQDSPVIVLATPKVPSKVWTRWPGGRVTAVQIPPSAHEITVPLPESR